A part of Desulfotomaculum nigrificans DSM 574 genomic DNA contains:
- a CDS encoding FAD-binding oxidoreductase, with the protein MDKRVLAYLEQYVGKNNLLTTLEKRFSYTYDASPLKLAVADLPGVVVFPENTEQVSKVLRLANEKKIPVIVRGAGTNVSGGALSIEDCIVLCLNRMNRIIELDQKNSLAIVEPGVINGELQREAAKLGLFYPPDPQSSEFSTIGGNVAENAGGPRCVKYGVTRDYILGLEVVLPNGDIINTGAKTIKNVTGYDLTRLFVGSEGTLGVITKIILKLIPKPEATKLALAVFPTMEAAADTVARISASGIVPAMMEFLDNIYIRNIEEYAHVGFPKDAGAVLILAVDGDEEILDKSLQRIAEICRAAGAMQIQVAHTTKENNELMRARQAAFASMSRLNPTIIGEDFTVPRSNIPKMVAKIQEIAQKHGVIIATVGHAGDGNLHATFSCDERNEDEMKRVEAAIDDLVDATLALDGVISGEHGIGRFKAKYMEKQFDPAQLALMKSIKNLFDPNNILNPGVMFKE; encoded by the coding sequence ATGGACAAAAGGGTTTTAGCTTATTTGGAACAATATGTAGGAAAAAATAATCTTTTAACCACATTGGAAAAACGTTTTAGTTATACTTATGATGCTTCTCCACTGAAACTGGCGGTGGCTGATTTGCCGGGAGTGGTAGTGTTTCCTGAGAATACAGAACAAGTCAGCAAGGTGTTACGCCTGGCCAATGAGAAAAAAATACCAGTAATCGTTCGGGGTGCCGGAACAAATGTTAGCGGGGGAGCTCTGTCCATTGAAGACTGTATTGTGTTATGCCTGAATCGGATGAATAGAATTATCGAATTAGACCAGAAAAACTCTCTGGCCATAGTGGAACCTGGGGTAATCAATGGAGAACTACAGAGGGAAGCCGCTAAACTAGGTCTTTTTTATCCCCCTGACCCCCAGAGTTCGGAGTTTTCCACCATCGGGGGCAACGTGGCCGAAAACGCCGGTGGCCCCCGCTGTGTTAAATACGGGGTAACCAGGGATTACATATTGGGTTTGGAAGTTGTTTTGCCCAACGGAGATATCATTAATACAGGGGCCAAGACCATTAAAAACGTAACCGGTTATGATTTAACCCGCCTATTTGTGGGCTCCGAGGGGACATTGGGAGTTATTACCAAAATCATTCTGAAACTGATCCCCAAGCCTGAGGCCACGAAGCTGGCCCTGGCCGTATTTCCAACGATGGAGGCAGCGGCAGACACTGTGGCCAGGATTTCTGCCAGTGGCATAGTACCTGCCATGATGGAATTTTTGGACAATATCTATATTCGTAATATTGAAGAGTATGCCCATGTAGGTTTCCCCAAAGATGCCGGGGCGGTACTGATTTTGGCGGTGGATGGTGATGAGGAAATATTGGACAAATCCTTGCAGCGAATTGCTGAGATATGTCGAGCAGCAGGAGCCATGCAAATACAGGTTGCCCACACCACAAAAGAAAATAACGAACTGATGCGGGCCCGCCAAGCAGCCTTTGCCAGTATGTCCAGGCTAAATCCTACCATTATTGGGGAAGACTTTACCGTTCCACGATCAAATATTCCCAAGATGGTGGCCAAGATTCAGGAAATTGCCCAAAAACACGGGGTAATCATCGCAACGGTGGGGCATGCCGGGGACGGTAATCTCCATGCCACCTTTTCCTGTGATGAACGGAATGAGGATGAGATGAAGCGGGTGGAAGCAGCCATTGACGATTTGGTGGATGCTACCCTGGCCCTGGATGGGGTAATAAGCGGTGAGCATGGTATTGGCAGATTTAAAGCTAAATATATGGAAAAACAGTTTGACCCAGCTCAACTGGCGTTGATGAAGTCAATAAAAAATCTTTTTGATCCTAACAATATTCTAAATCCCGGTGTCATGTTTAAGGAGTAA
- a CDS encoding UbiD family decarboxylase, which yields MICTSLRQWLSLLEEKGLLKQVNKLVDLKYELAALGKKADGKYALRFNNVGDYKIPVVTEIAGGREFFAMAMDVPVDQVAEHFARAQANPIDCTVVDASKAPVKEVVSQNVDLSTLPIPIHHEKDSGPYITAGVLVAKDPKTGIRNISIHRLQVLGPNRLGILILPRHLFHFFREAESMGKPLEVAIAIGLDPLVLLASQALTPPGVDELTIASALYGKPLELVKCETVDLEVPAQAEIVLEGKLLPGIREMEGPFGEYPKYYGPASPKPVIELTAMTSRKDPIYQTIVPATREHLLLGAIPREGGLFQIVKNTVPTVCAVHLTPGGTCRYHVVISIDKQNEGEAKNAIFAALSSSQEIKHVVVVDKEVNIFDPEDVEWAIATRCQADRDVFVVAGAMGNKLDPSSDDGLSAKMGIDATVPLNAEPGRFERIRIPGEDTISLEDYIE from the coding sequence ATGATATGTACCTCTTTACGCCAATGGTTATCACTATTGGAAGAAAAAGGCTTATTAAAACAGGTAAATAAATTGGTTGACCTGAAATACGAATTAGCAGCCTTGGGCAAAAAGGCCGATGGAAAATATGCTTTGCGGTTTAATAATGTTGGCGACTATAAAATACCAGTAGTAACAGAAATTGCCGGGGGCCGGGAGTTTTTTGCCATGGCGATGGATGTTCCGGTGGATCAAGTGGCGGAACATTTTGCTCGGGCGCAAGCCAACCCCATTGATTGTACAGTTGTTGATGCCAGTAAAGCCCCTGTAAAGGAAGTAGTTAGTCAAAATGTGGACTTAAGTACCTTACCCATCCCTATACATCATGAAAAAGACAGCGGACCATATATTACGGCTGGAGTATTGGTGGCTAAGGATCCTAAAACAGGGATACGCAATATATCAATACACCGGCTACAGGTTTTAGGACCCAACCGTTTGGGGATCTTGATTTTGCCCAGGCACCTGTTCCACTTTTTCAGGGAAGCCGAGTCTATGGGTAAACCGCTGGAAGTGGCCATTGCCATCGGACTTGATCCCCTGGTGCTGCTGGCTTCACAGGCCCTTACACCGCCTGGTGTTGATGAATTAACCATTGCCAGTGCCCTTTATGGTAAGCCCTTGGAATTAGTTAAATGTGAGACTGTTGACCTGGAGGTTCCGGCTCAAGCAGAAATTGTGTTAGAAGGGAAATTGCTCCCTGGCATTAGAGAAATGGAGGGACCCTTTGGTGAGTATCCTAAATATTATGGTCCGGCTTCACCAAAACCGGTTATTGAATTAACAGCCATGACCTCCAGGAAGGATCCCATTTATCAAACAATCGTACCGGCCACCAGAGAACATCTTCTCTTAGGAGCAATCCCCCGGGAAGGTGGTTTATTCCAGATAGTAAAAAATACTGTACCTACTGTTTGTGCAGTACATTTAACACCTGGAGGAACCTGCCGGTATCACGTGGTAATTTCTATTGATAAGCAAAACGAAGGTGAAGCTAAAAACGCCATCTTTGCGGCTCTAAGCAGTAGTCAAGAAATAAAGCATGTGGTAGTGGTAGATAAAGAAGTGAACATTTTTGATCCGGAAGATGTAGAATGGGCTATAGCCACCCGCTGCCAGGCGGACCGGGATGTCTTTGTTGTAGCCGGGGCTATGGGAAATAAGTTAGATCCGTCCAGTGATGATGGTCTGAGTGCTAAGATGGGTATAGACGCTACGGTCCCCTTAAACGCGGAGCCCGGCAGGTTTGAGAGAATCCGTATTCCCGGCGAGGATACAATCTCGCTGGAAGATTATATTGAGTAG
- a CDS encoding MFS transporter gives MENVNKVTKRQVAVATVASVFGWSLDLFDLFLILYVAPTVGALFFPSKIPTLSLASVFASFAISVLIRPLGSAIFGTYADNRGRKKAMVIAVVGVGVSTSLLGILPTYNHVGVVAPILFLLLRLLQGTFVGGVTASTHTIGTETVEPKWRGLMSGLITGGASIGALLASVILYIVSSVFPGEAFNVWGWRFMFFSGLLSSVFGLILFRVLEESPVWIEMKKKEKTQDKDKPKKTPLRTIFSGQFARIMLINIMIVAGASTQYYLTSGYLPSFLSLINHVPKPVAGKILTIVSVIVIVSPVLVGHLSQFIGRKKTFLLTAIVNLPLLVWGYLQLAKATSFNEIILYTFIISFFGNAAYAPVLIFLNERFPTEVRASGTGLSWNIGFAIGGLMPTFVTLVSPNVKDITTNLIIFLVGSIALMIIGTLLSPETKGKFWSTENVSAMESEQQRIPL, from the coding sequence ATGGAGAATGTTAACAAAGTTACAAAACGGCAGGTAGCCGTTGCCACTGTGGCTTCTGTTTTTGGTTGGTCGTTAGACCTTTTTGATCTTTTTCTAATTTTGTATGTTGCGCCAACAGTTGGAGCATTATTTTTTCCATCCAAAATACCTACACTTTCCCTGGCATCAGTTTTTGCGTCTTTCGCCATTAGTGTATTAATACGTCCCCTTGGATCGGCTATCTTTGGTACATATGCCGATAACCGAGGACGAAAAAAAGCAATGGTTATAGCGGTAGTGGGTGTGGGGGTTTCCACGAGTTTATTAGGAATACTACCAACCTATAATCATGTAGGAGTAGTGGCTCCGATCTTATTCCTGCTTCTCCGTCTTTTGCAAGGGACCTTTGTGGGTGGTGTTACTGCGTCTACTCATACCATTGGTACCGAAACTGTTGAGCCCAAATGGCGCGGACTAATGTCCGGTCTGATTACTGGGGGTGCCAGTATTGGTGCTCTTTTAGCTTCTGTTATATTATATATAGTTTCTTCAGTGTTCCCGGGGGAAGCCTTTAACGTATGGGGCTGGCGGTTTATGTTTTTCTCTGGATTATTAAGCTCCGTGTTTGGCTTGATCTTATTCCGGGTCTTAGAGGAGTCCCCGGTATGGATTGAAATGAAGAAAAAAGAGAAAACCCAAGATAAGGATAAACCGAAGAAGACACCACTCAGGACAATCTTTTCAGGCCAATTTGCGAGAATTATGTTAATCAATATCATGATTGTGGCCGGTGCTTCAACACAATACTATCTTACTTCGGGTTACCTACCATCTTTTCTCAGTCTTATTAACCATGTGCCCAAACCCGTAGCAGGAAAGATTCTAACTATTGTAAGCGTTATAGTTATTGTATCCCCTGTCCTGGTTGGACATTTAAGTCAATTTATCGGGCGAAAAAAAACTTTCTTGCTTACAGCAATTGTAAATTTACCTTTACTAGTTTGGGGCTACCTACAGCTTGCTAAAGCAACCTCATTTAATGAAATTATTTTATACACGTTTATTATTTCTTTCTTTGGTAACGCTGCCTATGCACCCGTACTGATCTTCCTGAACGAGCGGTTCCCAACTGAGGTAAGAGCCAGCGGAACCGGGTTATCATGGAACATTGGTTTTGCTATCGGCGGTCTAATGCCTACATTTGTTACCTTAGTCAGCCCAAATGTAAAAGACATAACAACAAACCTAATCATATTCCTTGTAGGATCAATTGCTCTCATGATAATTGGAACTCTTCTATCCCCTGAGACTAAAGGTAAATTCTGGTCAACTGAAAATGTGTCGGCTATGGAGAGTGAACAGCAAAGGATACCTTTGTAG
- a CDS encoding CooT family nickel-binding protein, translating to MCEANVYLIDKEGNEKLLLESVDKLVPSDESIMLENIFSQRKTVKARIKEMALVEHRIVLEEKD from the coding sequence ATGTGTGAAGCAAATGTGTATTTAATCGACAAGGAAGGTAATGAAAAGCTGCTTTTGGAATCAGTGGACAAGCTTGTTCCAAGTGACGAGAGTATAATGCTCGAAAACATATTTAGCCAGAGGAAGACGGTAAAAGCAAGGATAAAGGAAATGGCTCTCGTGGAACACCGTATTGTACTTGAAGAAAAAGATTAG
- a CDS encoding MFS transporter: MSSRMGSNGNITTGYLDKPVMARRSRVRFLILTTLFITLLVAYLDRVNISVLIADPQFLAEMNLQQQATKQGLLMTVFLIAYGLANMSLGFVGDKIGPRKAMSLSIVSWTVACFLGGWARNFTTMLSTRVLLGVGEGFHWPMQSTFVKNWFPAHERGRANAAWLMGLMVGPTLAMPILASIISNHGWRSSFFFLGVLGLLLPLPLIWFLTADRPEQHRMTNEAEIRYIQEGAMEPVKVKFGANPYKEVLSSGAFWLTAIGYTAAASIFWGVMTWLPQYLRVARHFSWSQMGYLSALPFILGGISLVVSGFISDKMLRRAPLCCLGFLGAVAFLYLGATSSSNLASAIFMALSIAFVELVQPNIWTIVQSMLSADLVGTGAGLLNGIANFISALAPMAIGFLISLTGSYFGGLVYLMVIGLMGAVASAVLVIKKY; this comes from the coding sequence ATGTCAAGCAGGATGGGAAGTAATGGTAATATTACAACTGGTTACCTGGATAAACCGGTAATGGCCAGGAGAAGCCGGGTCAGATTTCTGATTTTAACTACACTGTTTATAACCCTTCTAGTAGCTTATCTGGATCGGGTAAATATTTCTGTGCTTATTGCTGATCCGCAATTTCTGGCGGAGATGAATTTACAGCAGCAGGCTACCAAACAGGGGTTATTAATGACTGTTTTTCTTATTGCTTACGGTTTAGCCAACATGTCTCTGGGTTTCGTGGGTGATAAGATAGGGCCCAGAAAAGCCATGTCTTTATCCATTGTGTCCTGGACTGTGGCCTGTTTTTTGGGCGGCTGGGCACGAAATTTCACAACTATGCTCTCCACCAGGGTTTTGCTAGGTGTGGGTGAAGGATTTCACTGGCCCATGCAGAGTACCTTTGTTAAGAACTGGTTTCCTGCCCATGAGCGGGGTCGGGCTAATGCCGCCTGGTTAATGGGGTTAATGGTGGGACCAACCTTGGCCATGCCTATTTTGGCCAGTATAATTAGCAACCACGGCTGGCGATCCAGTTTCTTCTTTCTTGGTGTCTTAGGACTTCTTTTGCCACTGCCACTGATCTGGTTTTTGACCGCTGACCGGCCTGAACAGCACAGGATGACTAATGAGGCAGAGATTCGTTATATACAAGAAGGTGCGATGGAACCGGTAAAGGTAAAATTCGGTGCTAACCCTTATAAAGAAGTGCTGTCCTCAGGGGCTTTCTGGTTAACCGCCATTGGATATACAGCAGCAGCATCTATTTTCTGGGGTGTAATGACATGGTTACCCCAATATCTCAGAGTGGCTCGGCATTTTTCTTGGTCACAAATGGGTTATCTTTCTGCTTTGCCTTTTATTCTGGGTGGCATATCATTAGTGGTGTCAGGTTTTATATCCGACAAAATGCTCCGTAGGGCACCTCTCTGCTGTCTTGGCTTTTTAGGAGCGGTTGCATTTCTCTATCTTGGTGCAACGTCCTCCAGCAACCTGGCCAGTGCCATCTTTATGGCGTTAAGTATAGCCTTTGTGGAGCTTGTCCAGCCCAATATATGGACCATTGTTCAGTCTATGCTGTCGGCTGATTTGGTAGGAACGGGAGCAGGATTATTGAATGGAATTGCTAATTTTATTTCGGCGTTGGCGCCTATGGCCATTGGCTTTTTAATTTCTTTAACCGGTAGCTATTTTGGTGGACTTGTTTATTTGATGGTGATTGGCTTAATGGGGGCAGTTGCATCGGCTGTACTGGTAATTAAAAAATATTAG
- a CDS encoding energy-coupling factor ABC transporter ATP-binding protein — MSHHIVDFNNVFYAYPDGKQAVNGITFRIHHGESVGIVGANGAGKSTLLMLLTGILLPARGEIHVGETLVTKKTLSVIRQKIGFSFQDPDDQLFMTTVYDDVAFGPRNYGIDEPEVEKRVMKALETVGIAHLKDRAPYKLSGGEKRAAAIAAILSMDPDILVMDEPTTALDPRARRRLISLLKGFSHTKIIATHDLDMVLELCERTIVLNDGRVVCDGTSSKILTNEELLEQCGLEKPLTLQGCPLCGSKK, encoded by the coding sequence ATGAGCCATCATATCGTTGATTTTAATAACGTATTTTATGCTTACCCCGATGGAAAGCAAGCTGTAAATGGCATAACCTTCAGGATTCATCATGGTGAATCAGTGGGCATTGTTGGGGCCAATGGAGCCGGTAAATCCACGCTTTTGATGTTACTTACCGGGATTCTTTTACCAGCGAGAGGTGAAATCCATGTGGGTGAAACTCTTGTCACCAAGAAAACCCTGTCTGTCATCAGGCAAAAAATTGGGTTTTCTTTTCAAGATCCTGATGACCAGCTTTTTATGACTACAGTTTATGATGATGTAGCTTTTGGCCCCCGTAATTATGGAATAGACGAACCGGAAGTTGAAAAAAGAGTGATGAAAGCTCTCGAAACGGTGGGAATTGCACATTTGAAAGACAGAGCCCCTTACAAACTTTCGGGTGGTGAAAAAAGGGCAGCAGCAATTGCGGCAATTCTGTCTATGGACCCGGACATTCTTGTGATGGACGAGCCTACAACTGCTCTTGATCCCAGAGCCAGACGAAGACTTATAAGCCTTCTGAAGGGTTTTTCGCATACAAAAATTATTGCCACCCATGACTTAGATATGGTGTTGGAACTTTGTGAACGAACCATTGTGTTGAATGACGGTAGGGTTGTTTGTGACGGTACTTCGTCAAAAATCCTTACTAATGAAGAATTGCTGGAACAATGTGGTCTGGAAAAGCCTCTCACACTTCAGGGATGCCCTTTGTGCGGCTCAAAAAAGTAA
- a CDS encoding aldehyde ferredoxin oxidoreductase family protein: MSGYINRFLDVDLSRMKLQDMQLPKEWLENYIGGSGLGAKILVENTDPKIDPLGPENILCFLTGPLTGTTVPGSGRHSIVAKSPLTNIWGEASVGGYWGRELKRAGYDGVIVRGQAPKPVYLWINDGKAELREAGHVWGKDTYETDDLLRKETDHKAVVSCIGPSGEKMIPIAGIFTDGKEGRAAARCGLGAVQGSKNLKAIVVKGTGKVPLYNEHGLKDALKNVLPDYVNRTRMLKQFGTAGLVIGCEQTGDLPIKNWRLGKWEEGALKISGPTMKEKMAVKSFFCAGCVIGCGRSVKMKDDRYGPVEGAGPEYETLGLIGASCLIDDLEAIVKANELCNRYGIDSIEVGNAVALAMECYEKGLINEKDTGLKLEWGNAAAMLELVKQIGEARGFGAVLGKGLVAATEEIGGASRDYAMHVKGLAFPAHDPRAFTSQALGYATSSRGACHLQSFSHAFERNLTMPELGIDSPLDRFSSAGKGSFVAKLQDLMALYDSLCLCKFSLFGGVQPSHLAQWFELVTGWELTPSKLMLAGERIFNLKRIYSIRAGAAGQQDTLPKRILSEPRGEGGAATSLPDLETMLKDYYQYRDWDEHGVPTRRLLEKLSIN; encoded by the coding sequence ATGTCCGGTTATATTAATCGCTTTTTAGACGTTGACCTAAGTAGGATGAAATTACAAGATATGCAGTTGCCCAAAGAATGGCTGGAAAACTATATCGGTGGCTCTGGTTTAGGAGCCAAAATTTTAGTAGAAAATACGGATCCCAAAATCGATCCCTTAGGGCCAGAAAACATTCTTTGCTTCCTAACCGGGCCGCTGACAGGAACCACTGTACCTGGTTCAGGTAGACATTCTATTGTTGCCAAATCACCTTTGACCAATATATGGGGTGAGGCGAGTGTCGGTGGCTATTGGGGAAGGGAATTAAAACGGGCCGGTTACGATGGCGTCATAGTCCGAGGTCAAGCACCAAAACCGGTGTATCTGTGGATTAACGACGGTAAGGCGGAATTGAGAGAAGCCGGTCATGTTTGGGGTAAAGATACCTATGAGACTGACGATCTGTTGCGTAAGGAAACAGATCATAAGGCAGTAGTTAGCTGTATTGGACCTTCCGGCGAGAAAATGATTCCTATTGCAGGTATTTTTACCGATGGTAAAGAGGGACGGGCAGCGGCTCGCTGTGGGCTTGGGGCTGTTCAAGGTTCAAAAAATTTGAAGGCTATAGTAGTTAAAGGCACTGGTAAAGTCCCATTGTATAACGAACATGGTCTAAAGGATGCCCTAAAAAATGTTTTACCCGACTATGTCAACAGAACAAGAATGCTAAAACAATTTGGGACAGCCGGTCTGGTTATTGGCTGTGAACAGACTGGTGATCTACCCATCAAAAATTGGCGACTCGGTAAATGGGAAGAAGGGGCTTTGAAAATTTCGGGTCCCACCATGAAGGAGAAAATGGCGGTAAAAAGTTTTTTCTGTGCCGGTTGTGTGATTGGATGTGGCCGAAGTGTAAAAATGAAAGATGATCGGTATGGTCCTGTTGAAGGTGCCGGCCCCGAGTATGAAACCCTGGGTCTCATTGGCGCATCATGTTTAATTGATGATTTAGAAGCTATTGTAAAGGCTAATGAATTATGTAACCGGTATGGTATTGACTCCATTGAAGTAGGGAATGCCGTTGCCCTGGCCATGGAGTGTTATGAAAAAGGACTAATCAATGAAAAAGACACCGGGTTGAAATTAGAATGGGGTAATGCCGCAGCAATGTTGGAATTGGTTAAACAAATCGGTGAAGCTCGCGGCTTTGGTGCTGTTCTTGGTAAGGGATTGGTGGCTGCCACTGAGGAAATAGGCGGAGCTAGTAGAGATTACGCCATGCATGTCAAAGGTTTGGCTTTTCCCGCCCATGACCCCCGGGCTTTTACCAGTCAAGCCCTTGGGTATGCAACTTCCAGTCGGGGTGCTTGTCATTTACAGTCATTTAGTCATGCCTTTGAACGTAATTTAACTATGCCGGAACTTGGGATTGACTCGCCACTTGATCGTTTCTCATCAGCAGGAAAAGGTAGTTTTGTGGCCAAGCTCCAGGATCTGATGGCTCTATATGATTCACTTTGCCTTTGTAAGTTCAGTCTATTTGGTGGTGTACAGCCAAGCCACCTGGCTCAATGGTTTGAGCTAGTTACCGGCTGGGAGCTTACACCTAGTAAACTAATGTTAGCCGGGGAGCGCATTTTTAACCTGAAAAGAATTTACAGCATTCGTGCCGGAGCAGCAGGACAGCAAGACACCCTGCCAAAACGTATTTTATCGGAACCCCGTGGAGAGGGCGGAGCCGCAACCAGTTTACCAGATTTGGAAACCATGCTAAAGGATTATTATCAATATCGAGATTGGGATGAACATGGCGTTCCAACTAGACGATTGCTGGAAAAGTTAAGTATAAACTAA
- a CDS encoding iron-containing alcohol dehydrogenase — protein MSYLFQLPTKIIFGTNSINELAKEVSLFKAKKVLLVTDPGVIKAGLHEKVTSCLTGAGISFDIFDGVEPDPSIATATKAARMAQEVQAEVLVALGGGSAIDTAKSASILSKSGGNLKDYAGVNKVQEAGMPLIAIPTTAGTGSEVTVFAVMSDPDNNEKFTISSPLIAPNTTILDPVLTLTLPPSLTAFTGMDALTHAIEAYTSVVAQPATDALALKAIELIMNNLRTAVGRGDNLKARENMLQAALLAGAAFNNANLGLCHAIASPLGGYFHVPHGLANAVMLPYVMEYNMTTAAEKFADIARLIGVADQGSNVRVMARKAVEAVKELAQDIKIPAKLRDVGAKEEQLPMVAKDALKSIQLRFNARVSGERDILELLQKAF, from the coding sequence ATGTCTTACTTATTTCAATTACCGACCAAAATAATTTTTGGAACCAATTCCATTAACGAACTGGCTAAAGAAGTATCCTTATTTAAAGCCAAAAAGGTTTTACTTGTTACCGACCCTGGGGTAATTAAAGCAGGTCTCCATGAAAAAGTAACAAGTTGCTTAACAGGCGCGGGGATCAGCTTTGATATATTCGACGGAGTTGAGCCAGATCCCAGTATTGCGACTGCCACAAAAGCAGCGAGAATGGCTCAAGAGGTGCAAGCTGAAGTATTGGTTGCTTTGGGCGGTGGCAGTGCCATTGATACTGCTAAGTCAGCCTCAATATTAAGTAAAAGCGGGGGTAACCTGAAAGATTATGCCGGAGTGAATAAAGTACAGGAAGCAGGCATGCCGTTAATCGCTATTCCCACTACTGCCGGTACCGGTAGTGAGGTAACTGTCTTTGCTGTTATGAGTGACCCGGATAATAATGAGAAGTTTACTATTTCAAGTCCTTTGATTGCACCGAATACTACTATTTTAGACCCGGTTCTCACCTTAACTTTGCCGCCTTCCTTGACCGCCTTTACAGGGATGGATGCCTTAACACATGCGATAGAGGCTTACACTTCGGTGGTAGCCCAACCAGCCACTGATGCCTTAGCTTTAAAAGCTATTGAATTAATTATGAACAACCTGCGAACAGCTGTAGGACGCGGGGATAATCTAAAGGCAAGAGAGAATATGTTACAGGCTGCTTTACTGGCCGGTGCCGCCTTTAATAACGCAAACTTGGGTTTATGCCATGCTATTGCCAGCCCCTTGGGGGGATATTTCCATGTTCCCCACGGGTTAGCAAACGCAGTAATGTTACCTTATGTAATGGAATATAATATGACAACTGCTGCAGAAAAATTTGCTGATATTGCCCGGCTAATAGGTGTAGCAGACCAGGGTTCGAATGTACGCGTGATGGCGCGTAAAGCTGTTGAAGCTGTGAAAGAGCTGGCACAAGACATAAAAATACCGGCTAAACTAAGAGATGTCGGGGCCAAGGAGGAACAGTTGCCAATGGTAGCAAAAGATGCTTTAAAAAGCATACAATTAAGATTTAATGCTAGAGTGTCCGGAGAACGTGATATTCTGGAACTGCTTCAGAAAGCATTTTAG
- a CDS encoding MoaD/ThiS family protein, producing the protein MVKIEIFPPLADLLTKKEVFLTLEEPMNIIDFILWVKELHPDVSRAFTSVGKIANPSDLLHYFLVLKNNEIATKDEYVMENDVIKLILPLQGG; encoded by the coding sequence ATGGTAAAGATAGAGATTTTCCCACCGCTTGCCGATTTATTAACAAAAAAAGAAGTCTTTCTAACATTAGAGGAACCTATGAATATTATAGATTTTATTTTATGGGTTAAAGAGTTACACCCGGATGTTTCCAGGGCTTTTACCTCTGTCGGAAAAATAGCGAATCCCAGTGATTTATTACACTATTTTTTAGTCTTAAAAAATAATGAAATCGCTACTAAAGATGAATATGTCATGGAGAATGATGTAATTAAACTAATTCTTCCCTTGCAGGGGGGGTAA
- a CDS encoding DUF3842 family protein, whose amino-acid sequence MRVAVIDGQGGGIGKAIVDKFRQAFGEEIEIIALGTNALATSLMLKSGANEGASGENAIVFNASRVDVILGTIGIITANSMLGELTPMMAKAIAESPAKKILIPLNRCNIEVAGIKNMPLPHYIDDAIELVKSYMRGENNV is encoded by the coding sequence ATGCGGGTTGCAGTAATAGACGGGCAAGGTGGAGGCATAGGAAAAGCAATTGTGGATAAATTCAGGCAGGCATTTGGGGAAGAGATTGAAATTATTGCTTTAGGTACCAATGCGCTGGCAACATCTTTGATGTTAAAATCAGGGGCGAATGAAGGAGCTTCAGGAGAAAATGCCATTGTTTTTAATGCTTCAAGAGTTGATGTTATCTTGGGAACAATCGGAATTATTACTGCAAACTCAATGCTGGGCGAACTAACGCCGATGATGGCTAAAGCGATTGCAGAAAGTCCGGCTAAGAAGATCTTAATTCCATTAAACAGGTGCAACATTGAGGTAGCCGGAATTAAGAATATGCCTCTTCCTCATTATATTGATGATGCAATTGAGCTTGTTAAAAGCTATATGAGAGGTGAAAACAATGTGTGA